One Peromyscus leucopus breed LL Stock chromosome 2, UCI_PerLeu_2.1, whole genome shotgun sequence DNA window includes the following coding sequences:
- the LOC114709696 gene encoding 7,8-dihydro-8-oxoguanine triphosphatase-like — translation MSTSRLYTLVLVLQPQRVLLGMKKRGFGAGHWNGFGGKVQEDETIEDGAKRELEEESGLTVDTLHKVGHISFEFVGFPELMDMHIFSTDHVHGTPTESDEMCPQWFQLDQIPFADMWPDDSYWFPLLLQKKFCGYFKFQDHDTILNYTLREVDEF, via the coding sequence ATGAGTACCTCCAGGCTCTACACCCTGGTGCTGGTGCTGCAGCCTCAGCGAGTTCTCCTGGGCATGAAGAAGAGGGGCTTTGGTGCTGGCCACTGGAATGGCTTCGGGGGCAAAGTGCAGGAAGATGAGACCATTGAGGATGGGGCTAAGAGGGAGCTGGAGGAAGAGAGTGGTCTAACCGTGGATACCCTGCACAAGGTGGGCCACATCTCATTTGAGtttgtggggttccctgagttGATGGACATGCATATCTTTTCTACTGACCACGTACATGGGACACCCACAGAGAGTGACGAAATGTGCCCTCAGTGGTTCCAACTGGACCAGATCCCCTTTGCTGACATGTGGCCTGATGACAGCTACTGGTTCCCACTCCTGCTTCAGAAGAAGTTCTGTGGGTACTTCAAGTTCCAGGATCACGACACCATCCTCAACTACACCTTGCGAGAGGTGGATGAATTCTAA